In one window of Nakamurella sp. PAMC28650 DNA:
- a CDS encoding Fic family protein: MGAEYVAPHQSRVIHAIDDLVAYVNREDIPVLEQAAIAHAQFETIHPFTDGNGRTGRALIHSMLKAKGLTRNVTVPVSSGLLGQPDVYHRALTSFRAGSPDDMIELTADAAFRAIANGRHLVLEIRQIRVDWWQSVTARADSATWRIADLLLRQPVLNTAVLYSELGNTANHASRYMDQLRAGGAVTSFTVHRRGLHWKSDAVLDALDAFAARSSRRQFPTALS; this comes from the coding sequence ATCGGTGCCGAGTATGTCGCTCCTCATCAGTCCCGCGTCATCCATGCGATCGACGATCTGGTGGCGTACGTCAACCGGGAGGACATCCCGGTGTTGGAGCAAGCAGCCATCGCCCACGCCCAGTTCGAGACGATCCACCCGTTCACCGACGGGAACGGTAGGACCGGGCGCGCGTTGATCCATTCCATGCTGAAGGCCAAAGGCTTGACCCGGAATGTGACGGTGCCGGTGTCGTCTGGCTTGCTCGGGCAGCCTGACGTCTATCACCGCGCGCTGACGTCCTTTCGTGCCGGTTCTCCCGACGACATGATCGAGCTGACTGCCGATGCCGCCTTCCGGGCGATCGCCAACGGTAGACATCTGGTCCTCGAAATTCGGCAGATCCGCGTCGACTGGTGGCAGTCGGTCACGGCCCGTGCCGATTCGGCGACCTGGAGGATCGCAGATCTTCTCCTGCGGCAACCGGTTCTCAACACTGCGGTCCTGTACAGCGAACTGGGGAACACGGCCAACCATGCGAGCAGATACATGGACCAGCTGCGGGCCGGCGGCGCCGTCACGAGCTTCACCGTGCACCGACGCGGTCTTCACTGGAAGTCCGATGC